A DNA window from Brassica napus cultivar Da-Ae chromosome C1, Da-Ae, whole genome shotgun sequence contains the following coding sequences:
- the LOC125580802 gene encoding uncharacterized protein LOC125580802 has translation MGTFSVICVQMVEQDTVMIMTGTWVREGEGPWLFDTQTEEGTKFITVKSGLGYEELVHLVKDCLAIDSANVTLKLSYQYPTWMLIDDGDGSTPQFISDDHELEVFVQKRRKIEEVNLFVTISQCIDGVTTAQGKPHFSNVTDQTLLDKDDGDTETTDATTEEEWLEFALSETPLTCPPQKNTAGGSFRVTEQDTIPYRRNGIEIQENQPIIRLRSPENSSETRGKGKELALEVAPAYEPYDFGVRNSLRRIEHTTGEGEPNRPVKRRLFPTSRTASEAEMELVPTQGPDETFHQPEPATQAVGGEGSSGLTHWTRFQDALHQILDDETSQNVLFGRDAPPVIESVENDGA, from the coding sequence ATGGGAACCTTTTCCGtcatatgtgtacagatggttGAACAGGACACAGTGATGATAATGACTGGCACTTGGGTTAGGGAGGGTGAAGGTCCCTGGCTGTTCGATACGCAAACCGAAGAGGGAACAAAATTCATAACCGTTAAATCAGGCCTCGGGTATGAAGAACTTGTTCACCTCGTCAAGGATTGCCTAGCCATTGACTCAGCCAACGTCACACTTAAACTCTCCTATCAATATCCAACATGGATGCTTATTGACGATGGGGATGGATCAACACCACAGTTCATTTCAGACGACCATGAGCTGGAGGTCTTTGTTCAGAAGAGGCGAAAAATTGAAGAGGTGAACCTCTTTGTAACCATCTCCCAGTGTATCGATGGGGTTACTACTGCACAAGGCAAACCACATTTTTCAAATGTGACCGATCAAACCTTACTGGATAAAGATGATGGTGATACCGAAACTACAGACGCGACAACTGAGGAGGAGTGGCTAGAGTTTGCGCTTTCGGAGACCCCCTTGACATGTCCCCCACAAAAGAATACAGCCGGAGGAAGCTTTCGGGTGACAGAGCAGGATACCATACCATACAGGCGCAATGGTATAGAAATCCAAGAGAACCAACCTATCATTCGGCTTCGAAGTCCAGAAAATAGCTCTGAAACTCGTGGAAAGGGAAAGGAATTGGCACTAGAGGTAGCGCCGGCATATGAGCCATATGACTTTGGTGTCCGTAACAGCTTAAGAAGGATAGAACATACCACAGGAGAAGGGGAACCTAATAGACCAGTGAAACGTCGATTGTTTCCAACAAGCAGAACGGCTTCGGAAGCGGAAATGGAATTGGTGCCAACACAAGGACCAGATGAAACCTTCCACCAACCGGAACCCGCAACACAAGCAGTTGGAGGTGAAGGTTCGAGTGGATTAACCCACTGGACAAGGTTCCAAGATGCACTCCATCAGATTCTAGATGACGAAACGTCCCAGAATGTTCTATTTGGACGCGATGCACCTCCGGTTATAGAGAGCGTAGAGAATGATGGTGCTTAA
- the LOC106408793 gene encoding uncharacterized protein LOC106408793, with amino-acid sequence MELALGSMAGSYALMPAYSGLLQTTNPGSICCLHKEENSDGSMMSKYAFIAFGASIKGYRYMRKVVVIDGTRLKGRYGGCLLSACCQDGNFQIFPLAFGIVDSENEDAWEWFLSQLKTFVEDAHHLVFVSDRHGSIYNPIGKVYPHAQHAACTIHLWRNIKSRFKSKRLASLMGAASRAYIVSEFNKKFLDIQRVSPGCAGYLVDIGFEHWTRAHFQGDRFNIMDSNIAESWNAVLTEAREFPLISMCEYIRTTLMCWFAVRRAKSMEHKGTLTPNVRRIEEDNFDSSTGFAVTGISEVKFQIQAQSGQFNMVNVHDGTCTCKETEIGGTFAGALTPPAVKRPPSRPRKQKILSTGEDKRYSQKHAGNVLAVGEKATTRPHVVVQNKYVRKKAGLKKDGL; translated from the exons ATGGAATTGGCGTTAGGGTCAATGGCTGGAAGTTACGCACTAATGCCTGCCTATTCAGGCCTCCTTCAAACAACTAATCCTGGATCAATCTGCTGTCTACACAAGGAAGAAAATAGTGATGGGAGCATGATGTCTAAGTATGCTTTCATTGCATTTGGGGCATCGATCAAAGGTTACCGGTACATGCGGAAAGTTGTAGTCATAGATGGGACCAGGTTGAAAGGAAGGTATGGAGGATGCTTGCTCTCCGCGTGTTGCCAAGATGgcaatttccaaatatttccgCTAGCCTTCGGTATAGTTGACAGTGAGAACGAAGACGCTTGGGAGTGGTTCCTATCTCAGCTGAAAACATTTGTCGAGGATGCTCATCATCTTGTCTTTGTCTCCGACAGACATGGAAGCATTTACAATCCCATTGGAAAG GTTTATCCACATGCTCAGCACGCCGCATGCACTATCCACCTATGGAGGAACATAAAGTCCAGATTCAAATCCAAACGGCTGGCTTCATTAATGGGTGCAGCATCACGAGCGTACATTGTTTCAGAGTTCAATAAGAAGTTCCTGGATATACAACGTGTAAGCCCTGGATGTGCAGGCTATTTAGTTGACATAG GCTTCGAGCATTGGACAAGGGCACATTTCCAAGGCGATAGGTTCAATATAATGGATTCAAACATAGCGGAATCTTGGAATGCTGTCTTGACTGAAGCGAGGGAGTTCCCCCTAATCTCGATGTGTGAGTACATACGAACAACACTTATGTGTTGGTTTGCCGTACGACGCGCTAAATCTATGGAACATAAGGGGACTCTAACGCCAAATGTTAGGCGGATAGAGGAAGACAACTTCGACAGTTCGACTGGGTTTGCTGTAACCGGAATAAGTGAAGTCAAATTCCAAATTCAGGCACAGTCTGGACAGTTTAACATGGTAAACGTCCATGACGGTACATGCACATGCAAGGAAACTGAAATTGGAGGCACATTTGCTGGTGCTCTTACGCCGCCAGCTGTTAAACGTCCACCAAGCAGACCACGCAAACAGAAAATATTGTCAACTGGAGAAGATAAG CGTTACAGTCAGAAGCATGCCGGAAATGTACTCGCTGTAGGGGAGAAGGCCACAACAAGGCCTCATGTCGTCGTCCAAAATAAGTATGTAAGGAAGAAAGCGGGGTTAAAGAAGGATGGGTTATGA